A part of Primulina eburnea isolate SZY01 chromosome 10, ASM2296580v1, whole genome shotgun sequence genomic DNA contains:
- the LOC140802877 gene encoding uncharacterized protein, producing the protein MSHYSSMEEEHQEMQLFSSIPHHAAASSSYPPPSWGPTDSYRSLIDHFEPPSLDLKLSISVSPVLKPPSDNNGVLLRSKVRESYSDHMKIDSSCVEALKWQAAEQIRLASMEKSYADRLRDLTRREMELAQAEFARARNIWERTREEVERVEKMKDRATRKIDSTCMEITCQSCRIKFRP; encoded by the coding sequence ATGTCACATTATTCTTCCATGGAAGAAGAGCATCAAGAAATGCAACTATTCTCCAGCATTCCACATCATGCAGCAGCCTCCTCATCATATCCTCCTCCGTCTTGGGGGCCGACGGATTCATACCGATCGTTGATCGATCATTTCGAGCCTCCGTCGCTAGACCTCAAGCTATCAATAAGTGTGTCACCAGTACTCAAGCCACCCTCGGACAATAACGGTGTTCTACTAAGATCAAAAGTTAGAGAGAGCTATAGTGATCATATGAAGATAGATTCTAGCTGCGTTGAAGCTCTGAAATGGCAAGCTGCCGAGCAAATTCGGCTGGCGTCGATGGAGAAATCGTATGCAGACCGTCTACGGGATCTTACGAGGAGGGAGATGGAGCTAGCTCAGGCCGAATTCGCACGTGCACGCAATATATGGGAGAGGACTCGAGAGGAGGTGGAAAGGGTGGAGAAAATGAAGGATAGGGCTACTCGAAAGATCGATTCGACATGTATGGAGATCACCTGCCAATCTTGTAGGATTAAGTTTAGGCCTTGA